One stretch of Lacimicrobium alkaliphilum DNA includes these proteins:
- a CDS encoding TetR/AcrR family transcriptional regulator: protein MANKLTRECIVEAADRLFYEQGFEHTSFAQIAQAVGISRGNFYYHFKTKDDILDAVIAYRVVRTSSMLDNWEVQGDRPSDRIRSFIGILVMNQARIKRYGCPVGTLCTELAKLNHPARENANELFILFRVWLRRQFELLGREQDADALAMHLLAFSQGVATLANAFEDEGFIDSEVSSLNAWLESVERQNNTQPEVL, encoded by the coding sequence ATGGCAAACAAGCTGACAAGAGAGTGCATTGTCGAGGCGGCGGACCGGTTGTTCTACGAGCAGGGATTTGAGCACACCTCTTTTGCGCAAATCGCCCAAGCCGTAGGGATCTCCCGGGGAAACTTCTATTACCACTTCAAAACCAAGGATGACATTCTGGATGCGGTTATTGCTTATCGTGTGGTCCGCACCAGTTCTATGCTGGATAACTGGGAGGTGCAGGGTGATCGCCCATCTGATCGCATCCGCAGCTTTATCGGCATCCTGGTGATGAATCAGGCCAGAATCAAACGTTATGGTTGCCCGGTTGGTACGCTCTGTACCGAGCTGGCCAAGCTTAACCATCCAGCCAGAGAGAATGCCAATGAGCTGTTTATCTTATTCAGAGTCTGGTTGCGCAGACAATTTGAGCTGCTTGGTCGCGAGCAAGACGCCGATGCGTTGGCGATGCATCTGTTGGCCTTTAGTCAGGGTGTGGCAACTTTGGCTAATGCCTTTGAGGATGAAGGGTTTATCGATAGCGAAGTGAGTAGCCTGAATGCCTGGCTGGAATCTGTTGAACGTCAAAATAACACACAACCGGAGGTGCTTTAA
- a CDS encoding YciI family protein, with protein MFIVLLRFSEDKTRASEFMEGHNQWIRKGFEDCVFLMIGSLQPGLGGSVIAHGESRQALEKRVNQDPFVTENIVRAEILEFEPKKADERLSFLFD; from the coding sequence ATGTTTATTGTTCTGTTACGGTTCTCGGAAGACAAAACCCGGGCCAGCGAGTTTATGGAGGGGCACAATCAATGGATCCGAAAAGGTTTTGAGGATTGCGTTTTTCTGATGATTGGCAGCTTGCAGCCCGGTCTTGGCGGTTCAGTGATTGCCCACGGCGAATCCAGACAGGCTCTGGAAAAACGGGTTAACCAGGATCCCTTTGTCACTGAGAATATCGTTCGTGCAGAAATACTCGAATTCGAACCGAAGAAGGCCGATGAGCGGCTGAGCTTTCTTTTTGACTGA